In Candidatus Methanomethylophilus alvi Mx1201, a genomic segment contains:
- a CDS encoding DDE transposase family protein, with translation MISGIKEFYEALDRGEMEDGTPVQDADKIRYEYGKILAVRMREEYNVPRETVASLFSVSENTITNWVNAWKSSHPSV, from the coding sequence ATGATCTCCGGGATAAAAGAGTTCTACGAAGCTCTTGACAGAGGAGAGATGGAGGACGGCACACCGGTGCAGGATGCGGATAAAATACGCTACGAGTACGGAAAGATTCTTGCAGTCAGGATGAGGGAGGAATACAACGTCCCAAGGGAAACGGTAGCCTCTTTGTTTTCTGTGTCAGAGAACACGATCACCAATTGGGTGAACGCCTGGAAGAGTTCCCACCCCTCGGTATAA
- a CDS encoding Fic family protein, translated as MRAIGKKEARRMFGRLKERFGRKKQPTASYNRIEEYNRCRSNIMRVHHLVIVASGEEREVGLEDAVISSAAIDGLCDRIMDCPDWFSKTAVAIDYIANFHPFVEGNKRTALQIAIRLLRNGGYELDDDDETYLFIRNVASGMYDREEVEDWLRCNTHISSL; from the coding sequence ATGAGAGCGATAGGGAAGAAAGAGGCGAGACGTATGTTCGGCAGGTTGAAGGAGAGGTTCGGCAGGAAGAAACAGCCGACGGCATCCTACAACCGCATTGAAGAATACAACAGGTGCAGGAGCAACATCATGCGCGTGCACCACTTGGTAATCGTTGCCTCTGGAGAAGAAAGGGAAGTGGGCCTTGAAGATGCCGTAATCAGTTCCGCCGCCATCGACGGACTGTGCGACAGAATCATGGACTGCCCTGACTGGTTCTCCAAGACTGCGGTAGCCATCGATTATATCGCCAATTTTCATCCCTTCGTTGAAGGAAACAAGAGGACCGCACTCCAGATAGCGATCCGTCTCCTCAGGAACGGCGGGTACGAACTCGACGATGATGATGAGACGTATCTGTTCATCAGGAACGTGGCTTCGGGAATGTACGACAGGGAAGAAGTAGAAGACTGGCTGAGGTGCAATACGCACATCAGCAGTCTTTGA
- a CDS encoding KAP family P-loop NTPase fold protein, which yields MVDAIASEIDSIGKDCAIIGICGKWGTGKSSVMNLLLDKLPSEKYQTIRFNPWMVRDDVDIIRRFFSTLESSLSKGSECKRKIKKAVKEVLKGAAEKHGGWPAVLVKAYYETVSSNDEVTEMFHIKKAINRSLSNSQKKYVVAIDDIDRMDKHEIVQIFKFIRNVTDFDNMIYLLAYDDGVVSGALATDAYDGHEYLQKIVDMPIYLPDASSKNIESILREDFGQITGIRPSAEDVKNEDPHIKMSQFRVPGGSAEDIKNEDPHIFDEMAHLFPNIITTIREEKRVINQFKTKYVLAKDDTSCYDLLALCILEMKRPSLIDWIKENSYLLCRDLSSPEQSSDREKLYESFKELDIDNSLRDLLQYMFPPSNKEPVLEAVMIANAGLNKRICHSEFFDNYFLQIPANMHMPESEMEHILSLTSPEEIEQILCRYEPESDLLFEKLSTCYILKKSADLPTVVRYLLCDNELVSRPRSFSPLIHAEIRSIVDNYCLKNSLNKTDFYIGRLSKVSIDSMFRFFVILENSGMFKKEFRSKDEIDKLVEAVETKIEAEYSSYPNPLSDPDYYSMVSYLYQKLGEVDLSRKIHNHFISTEPDVDAFLDVIGKLHDGFDGDLVVHLVDPVLMERAHYKEKYDERY from the coding sequence GTGGTGGATGCAATCGCTTCTGAGATTGATTCCATTGGTAAAGACTGTGCCATAATCGGAATATGCGGCAAATGGGGCACTGGCAAATCCTCGGTAATGAATCTCCTTTTGGATAAACTACCGTCCGAAAAATACCAAACGATAAGATTCAACCCCTGGATGGTAAGGGATGATGTCGATATAATCCGGCGTTTTTTCAGTACGCTGGAATCTTCATTGAGCAAAGGTTCGGAGTGCAAACGCAAGATCAAAAAAGCCGTCAAAGAGGTTTTGAAAGGTGCCGCCGAGAAACATGGCGGATGGCCGGCTGTTCTGGTAAAGGCATACTATGAGACTGTTAGTTCAAACGATGAAGTCACTGAAATGTTTCACATAAAAAAGGCCATAAACCGTAGCCTTTCGAATTCACAGAAGAAGTATGTGGTCGCCATCGACGATATAGACCGTATGGATAAACATGAAATCGTCCAGATTTTCAAATTCATCCGCAATGTCACCGACTTCGACAACATGATCTATCTGCTTGCTTACGATGACGGGGTCGTGTCGGGTGCACTTGCCACAGATGCCTATGATGGACATGAATACCTTCAAAAAATCGTCGATATGCCGATCTACCTACCTGATGCATCCAGTAAGAACATAGAATCCATACTGAGAGAGGATTTCGGCCAGATAACCGGAATCAGACCATCGGCGGAGGATGTCAAAAACGAAGATCCCCACATCAAGATGAGTCAGTTCCGTGTGCCCGGTGGATCGGCGGAGGATATCAAAAACGAAGATCCCCACATATTCGATGAGATGGCACACCTTTTCCCCAACATCATTACTACTATCAGAGAAGAGAAAAGAGTGATTAACCAGTTCAAAACAAAGTACGTCCTGGCCAAGGACGACACATCCTGCTACGATCTTCTGGCATTATGCATCCTGGAGATGAAAAGACCTAGTTTGATCGACTGGATTAAGGAGAATTCGTATCTTCTGTGCAGGGATCTTTCATCACCTGAACAATCGTCAGATAGGGAAAAACTGTACGAATCGTTTAAGGAGCTGGATATAGACAACAGCCTCAGGGATCTTCTGCAGTATATGTTCCCGCCCTCGAACAAGGAACCGGTGTTAGAGGCGGTAATGATTGCAAACGCAGGTCTGAATAAGAGGATATGCCACAGCGAATTTTTCGACAATTACTTCCTTCAGATTCCCGCAAACATGCATATGCCGGAGTCGGAAATGGAACACATCCTGTCGCTCACCTCTCCTGAGGAAATCGAACAGATCCTGTGCAGATATGAACCTGAATCGGATCTGCTGTTCGAGAAACTGTCAACATGCTACATCCTGAAAAAAAGCGCCGATCTGCCGACGGTGGTGAGGTATCTCCTGTGCGATAATGAATTGGTGTCCAGACCGAGGAGTTTTTCACCGCTGATTCATGCGGAGATTAGATCGATTGTGGATAATTATTGTCTGAAAAACAGCCTCAACAAGACCGATTTTTACATAGGGCGCCTGTCAAAAGTAAGCATCGACTCGATGTTCCGGTTCTTCGTAATACTTGAGAACAGCGGTATGTTCAAAAAGGAATTCAGGAGCAAGGATGAGATTGATAAACTTGTTGAGGCTGTCGAAACAAAGATAGAGGCCGAATATAGTAGCTACCCCAATCCATTGAGCGATCCAGATTACTATTCCATGGTCTCGTATCTTTATCAGAAACTCGGAGAGGTCGATTTATCTCGTAAAATTCACAATCATTTCATCAGCACAGAACCAGATGTCGATGCTTTTCTCGATGTGATTGGCAAACTGCATGATGGGTTTGACGGAGATTTAGTCGTTCATTTGGTGGATCCAGTTTTAATGGAAAGGGCGCACTACAAAGAAAAATACGATGAAAGGTATTAG
- a CDS encoding sugar fermentation stimulation protein, with protein MKYDRVITGIFESRPNRSIAMVEITDPDTGNVYVCKCHVKNTGTVYPE; from the coding sequence ATGAAATACGACCGCGTGATCACAGGCATCTTCGAAAGCAGACCGAACAGGTCCATAGCGATGGTGGAGATCACTGACCCAGATACCGGAAATGTGTACGTTTGTAAGTGTCACGTGAAGAACACCGGTACAGTTTATCCGGAATGA
- a CDS encoding ATP-binding protein: MKEVERTQYLEELDRWKDSPDIVKVILGVRRAGKSVVMDQHMRRMIEAGTDPKDILFMDFESSDHDDIKDHGDLNTYIAERIPRNRRTYIFLDEVQRVEGWERTVNSLMVDYDADIYITGSNAYLLSSELSTYLSGRYVEIKVFPFSFAEFLEGHPALPDADRNFRFQQYLRTGGIPLTDPDRGDRYNRMILEGIYNTVLVKDTATRMGIRDLSGLDRIARFLMDNSGNTTNVDNIAKATGLAKKTVEKYIRSLAEAFLFYKVERYDVVGKKLLNSHEKYYPVDTGMARAVLDRGISDTSRPLENIVFLELMRRGYRVRVGSFRDREVDFTAEKDGKVEYYQVCLTMLDDSTFDREVRSMKAIDDNYPKTVLSLDSVVRDMPDGLIHRNVIEWLLG; the protein is encoded by the coding sequence ATGAAAGAGGTCGAGAGAACACAGTATCTTGAGGAACTCGACAGATGGAAGGACAGCCCCGACATCGTGAAAGTCATCCTGGGTGTCAGACGTGCGGGCAAATCCGTGGTCATGGACCAGCATATGAGGAGGATGATCGAGGCTGGCACAGACCCGAAGGATATCCTCTTCATGGATTTCGAATCCTCGGATCATGACGATATCAAGGACCATGGGGATTTGAACACGTACATCGCAGAAAGGATCCCGAGGAACAGGAGGACATATATCTTCCTTGACGAGGTGCAGAGGGTCGAAGGATGGGAACGCACCGTCAACTCGCTGATGGTGGACTATGATGCGGACATATACATTACAGGTTCCAATGCGTATCTGCTCTCGTCGGAATTGTCCACGTACCTCTCCGGCAGGTATGTGGAGATCAAGGTGTTCCCATTCTCCTTCGCGGAATTCCTGGAGGGGCATCCGGCATTGCCGGATGCCGACAGGAACTTCAGGTTCCAGCAATATCTGCGCACCGGAGGCATACCCCTTACCGACCCCGACCGCGGGGACAGGTACAACCGCATGATCCTGGAGGGGATATACAACACCGTCCTGGTAAAGGATACGGCCACGAGGATGGGGATAAGAGACCTATCGGGACTGGACCGCATAGCGAGGTTCCTCATGGACAATTCGGGGAACACCACCAACGTGGATAACATCGCCAAGGCCACGGGTCTGGCCAAGAAGACCGTCGAAAAATACATCCGTTCCCTCGCGGAAGCATTTTTGTTCTACAAGGTCGAGAGATACGATGTCGTAGGGAAGAAGCTGCTGAACTCCCATGAAAAATACTATCCCGTGGATACCGGGATGGCGAGAGCGGTGCTGGACAGAGGGATATCGGATACGTCGAGGCCTCTGGAGAACATCGTGTTCCTGGAACTGATGCGCAGGGGCTACCGCGTTCGCGTGGGATCCTTCAGGGACAGGGAGGTGGATTTCACCGCCGAGAAGGATGGCAAGGTGGAATACTACCAGGTTTGTCTGACGATGCTCGACGACAGTACGTTCGACAGGGAGGTCCGTTCGATGAAGGCGATAGACGACAACTATCCCAAGACCGTGCTGTCCCTGGATTCCGTAGTCAGGGACATGCCGGACGGACTGATCCACAGGAACGTCATCGAGTGGCTGCTCGGGTGA
- a CDS encoding tetratricopeptide repeat protein, whose translation MGLFSRRKKGDSVPKTDDCSVRYRECDSDRRTGSGSRKVFLVPPVNGLPDREKFMDGIFDDSCMGMMMNSDTKFPANDWYELSAGRGNCDAQFNLAFNLEHGIGAQRDVVKAVEWYTKAAAGGNFKAYYCLGCIYAADSELADLEKSYDCFSRASTEGISRASYLLYVMYMKGMGLDEPNTYLAIKCLKQAAEEKDPAALYAMGQLSLYGSEYVDRSGDRAWKYFEESSLLGCVPAMTAVGVMLCFGLGGKNPNRNVAYSTLMAASNSGDTTASNALGLMHLYSMTQSCSPKKSEDLFRISAAAGDGSALNNLAVIQYFGMDGKDDAAENFRKASENGSVHAAENAVSISSGEPMACELDCGYISLSLIMDEEHVKKIKEHA comes from the coding sequence ATGGGATTATTCAGCAGAAGGAAGAAAGGGGATTCCGTACCGAAGACCGATGATTGCTCCGTGAGATACAGGGAGTGCGATTCCGACCGCAGGACCGGTTCCGGGTCCAGGAAGGTATTCCTCGTACCGCCGGTGAACGGACTTCCCGACAGGGAGAAGTTCATGGACGGCATCTTCGACGATTCCTGCATGGGGATGATGATGAACTCCGATACGAAGTTCCCGGCCAACGACTGGTACGAGCTCTCCGCCGGCAGAGGCAATTGTGACGCACAGTTCAACCTGGCTTTCAATCTGGAACACGGGATCGGGGCACAGAGGGACGTGGTCAAGGCCGTCGAATGGTACACCAAGGCCGCGGCCGGAGGGAATTTCAAAGCATACTACTGTCTCGGCTGCATATACGCCGCGGACAGCGAACTCGCCGATCTGGAGAAGTCGTACGATTGTTTCTCCAGGGCTTCCACGGAGGGGATATCGCGTGCCAGCTATCTCCTGTACGTCATGTACATGAAAGGGATGGGGTTGGACGAACCCAATACGTACCTGGCGATAAAATGCCTCAAACAGGCCGCGGAGGAGAAGGATCCGGCGGCCCTGTATGCCATGGGGCAGCTGTCGCTCTACGGCAGCGAATACGTGGACAGGAGCGGGGACCGTGCGTGGAAGTATTTCGAGGAATCCTCCCTGCTGGGATGCGTACCGGCCATGACCGCCGTGGGCGTCATGCTCTGCTTCGGTCTCGGCGGGAAGAACCCCAACCGCAACGTCGCCTACAGCACCCTCATGGCGGCATCCAACAGCGGGGACACGACCGCCTCCAACGCTCTCGGGCTGATGCACCTCTATTCCATGACCCAGTCGTGCTCTCCGAAGAAATCCGAGGACCTCTTCAGGATATCCGCGGCCGCCGGCGACGGATCCGCCCTGAACAACCTGGCCGTCATACAGTACTTCGGCATGGACGGTAAGGATGATGCGGCGGAGAATTTCAGGAAGGCCTCCGAGAACGGGAGTGTCCATGCGGCGGAGAACGCCGTATCGATATCCAGCGGGGAACCCATGGCCTGCGAGCTGGATTGCGGATACATCTCCCTCAGCC